From Pirellulales bacterium, a single genomic window includes:
- a CDS encoding glycoside hydrolase family 95 protein — protein MLYPNRSHIAWLALAAYVIFLIVDLPTAWSADSKADSGSVSAASTPAQSSSQTEISFRGEVSRPTEPLSLWYRQPAQAWVEALPIGNGRIGAMIFGGVNQERLQLNEDTLWAGGPYDPANPSARDALPEVRRLIFAGEFAQAHQLIGEKMLGKPMREMPYETVGDLLLDFHPATAVANYRRDLNLDQALASVTYEQDGTTFSRHCFASPIDQVIVVRLSANKPGQISFTASMKTPQKARVFVDGGNTLVMDGVNQGASGIEGALKFQARAAVQIDGGSIVAGEKTLSVADADSATILIAMATSYKKFDDVSGNPASATRTTLAAAKQKSFEQLLAAHTAEHQRLFHRVSLDLGTT, from the coding sequence ATGTTATACCCAAATCGTTCACATATCGCATGGCTAGCGCTCGCGGCCTACGTCATTTTTCTCATCGTCGATTTGCCTACCGCTTGGTCGGCTGATTCGAAAGCCGATTCGGGAAGCGTTTCCGCGGCCAGCACCCCAGCCCAGTCCAGTTCGCAGACAGAAATTAGTTTTCGCGGCGAGGTTTCGCGGCCCACAGAGCCGCTGTCACTGTGGTATCGCCAGCCGGCGCAAGCTTGGGTCGAAGCATTGCCGATCGGCAACGGCCGGATTGGCGCTATGATTTTCGGCGGAGTGAATCAGGAACGCCTGCAACTGAATGAAGATACGCTGTGGGCCGGCGGACCGTACGATCCGGCGAACCCTTCGGCGCGCGACGCCTTGCCGGAAGTCCGCCGTCTGATTTTCGCCGGCGAGTTCGCCCAGGCGCATCAGCTCATTGGCGAAAAGATGCTGGGCAAACCGATGCGCGAAATGCCGTACGAGACGGTGGGTGATTTGCTCCTCGATTTCCATCCCGCCACGGCGGTCGCAAATTACCGGCGTGACCTGAATTTGGATCAAGCGTTGGCCAGTGTCACCTACGAGCAAGATGGCACGACATTCTCGCGCCACTGCTTCGCCAGTCCGATCGATCAGGTCATTGTTGTGCGGCTGTCGGCGAATAAGCCGGGACAAATCTCGTTCACCGCCTCGATGAAAACGCCGCAGAAGGCACGGGTGTTTGTCGACGGCGGTAACACGCTGGTGATGGACGGTGTGAATCAAGGCGCGAGTGGAATCGAAGGGGCACTCAAATTTCAGGCCCGCGCTGCGGTTCAAATCGACGGCGGCAGCATTGTGGCGGGCGAAAAAACGCTGTCGGTCGCCGACGCCGATTCGGCCACCATTTTGATCGCCATGGCGACAAGCTACAAAAAGTTCGACGATGTTTCCGGCAACCCGGCGTCTGCAACACGAACGACACTCGCCGCCGCCAAACAAAAAAGTTTCGAGCAACTTTTGGCTGCCCACACGGCCGAACATCAGCGGTTATTCCACCGGGTCTCGCTCGATTTGGGAACCACCG
- a CDS encoding helix-turn-helix transcriptional regulator, whose protein sequence is MKLHKDLVAASAAPLVLSILSGGESYGYRIIQRVRDLSRGEIQWTDGMLYPVLHRLETQGFVRSRWVTTEATRKRKYYTLTAAGKRAHGKQKEQWQVVHATLTKSWSGLCPT, encoded by the coding sequence ATGAAACTGCACAAAGACCTGGTGGCCGCTTCAGCGGCCCCGCTGGTACTCTCAATTCTCTCCGGCGGCGAAAGCTACGGATACCGCATCATTCAGCGCGTCCGGGATTTATCTCGTGGTGAAATCCAGTGGACCGATGGCATGCTCTACCCGGTCTTGCACCGCTTGGAAACGCAGGGATTCGTGCGCTCGCGTTGGGTCACGACGGAAGCTACCAGAAAGCGGAAATACTACACCCTAACCGCCGCCGGAAAACGCGCGCACGGCAAGCAAAAGGAGCAATGGCAAGTCGTTCACGCGACTCTCACTAAATCATGGAGTGGTTTATGCCCGACCTAG
- a CDS encoding permease prefix domain 1-containing protein, whose translation MPDLEKQIAQWKASLKTVLGDSDEIVDELESHLREEIDRLIRAGDAAETAFLTAQAKLGQPADIAAEYARAAAPAFWFPVSFGIPLFIILFAFFNWSGIVQLIVSRNVYSGLIVATIGSGVAIIFYTAFVGCYYVINRLIHPMSLGQLKSLRRSLMVGNAAISLFCLIILLYIQRQAWPPWVTVQGKGLNWSNFVQPLIPMFWSAALAVLLWINPKKLHRWALLSIVTLTVTNWGNLILQLILDPWPPNGFRRFQHVAFWVYTIVPLCFVLLGRLPARRADRRIAE comes from the coding sequence ATGCCCGACCTAGAAAAACAGATTGCCCAGTGGAAGGCTTCGCTGAAAACCGTCTTGGGCGATTCTGATGAAATCGTCGACGAGTTGGAAAGTCATCTTCGCGAGGAAATCGATCGACTCATCCGTGCCGGTGACGCTGCCGAGACAGCGTTTTTAACCGCACAAGCAAAGCTGGGGCAGCCGGCGGATATCGCGGCAGAGTACGCCCGGGCCGCAGCACCCGCATTTTGGTTTCCTGTTTCGTTTGGAATACCGCTGTTTATCATTCTGTTTGCGTTTTTCAATTGGTCAGGCATAGTCCAATTGATTGTATCGAGAAATGTCTACTCGGGCCTAATCGTCGCCACGATTGGTTCTGGTGTGGCAATCATCTTTTACACGGCATTTGTCGGCTGCTATTACGTTATTAATCGCCTCATACACCCGATGAGTCTCGGCCAACTTAAATCACTGCGGCGATCTCTCATGGTGGGCAATGCTGCAATTTCCCTCTTTTGCTTGATCATTTTGCTTTACATACAAAGACAAGCATGGCCTCCTTGGGTAACAGTACAAGGAAAAGGACTGAATTGGTCCAATTTCGTTCAGCCGTTAATTCCAATGTTTTGGTCGGCAGCATTAGCAGTGCTTTTATGGATCAATCCCAAAAAGCTGCATCGCTGGGCGCTGCTCAGCATCGTAACTCTTACTGTAACAAACTGGGGTAACCTAATTCTTCAGTTGATTTTGGACCCCTGGCCGCCAAACGGATTCCGACGGTTCCAGCACGTTGCCTTTTGGGTTTACACAATTGTACCGTTGTGTTTCGTGCTGCTCGGCAGATTGCCGGCCCGCCGCGCCGATCGACGTATTGCGGAATAG